The sequence GTGGTGTGCAAGTGTGTGAAGAGGCTGGACGGCTGCTTGTACGCCATCAAGCGCTCTCGCCGACCACTTGCCGGGTCTGCTAATGAGTGAGTCAACACTACCGGCCTCACACTGTTTAAGAATAGCCTGGGCCTTATGATCAGCGTGAGAATAGGAAAAACGATCATCTACAAGTCAAACTCATTCCTCAGTCCTAGTGTCTGCAggattttgctcctcccttgcaCTTGATTGATGACTTTAAGGTCAATAATTAGTGAAGatctctcctcacctggttgtttaAGTCTTAATTGAAAGGTTAAAACCtgaaacctgcagacactaggccctctaTGGAATGAGTTTCAAACCCCTGATCTACACTTAATCAAATGTTGAGGGTCGTTGATGTTCTATTTTATTATTTACAGTATGTAATGATGaggtttgtaaattatgtctcctTTCGTCCCCAGGCAGCTGGCCTTAAAGGAGGTGTATGCACATGCTGTACTTGGGCATCACCCCCATGTCGTCCGCTATTACTCAGCATGGGCTGAAGATGATCACATGATCATACAGAATGAGTATTGTGACGGTAGACTGTGGATATTATTATtaaagtttttttgttttgttctcaCCTGCACAATTGGCGCATAAGTGTCTCACTGTACACTGCAACTACATCTATGATCCTGTGCATGTGATTAAGTACATCTAATCTAAATGACTGAATATTGGCAGGGGGGAAGGAACACTGACTTTTGGGTTGAATAAGTGTTTGTCAGTAAGATGGCTGGATTGATGTATGAGACTTTCTTTCTTTGCTCATCTCGATGTACTGTGTTGTAAACAACGCAGGTGGGAGTCTCCACGATGCCATATTAGAGAAGGAGGCATGTGGAGAGCTGTTTCCAGAGCTGGAGTTGAGGGATCTACTTCTGCACGTCTCCATGGGTCTCAAGTATATTCACAGCTCTGGCCTTGTGCACCTGGACATTAAACCCAGTGAGTCTCCTCTTTATTTCTTGTCATTCACATCAATGTATACTCCTCACTTCCACCGTTTCTGACCCCGCTCTTATTTGTAGGTAATATCTTCATCTGCCAATGCTCGAGCGCAGGTGGAGCGGGTGagagtgaggaggaagaggacagaggCCCTTCAACAGGGGTGGTTTATAAAATTGGTAGTAGTTTTTCACTAAATATCACGTTTTCTCTCCTAGCTTTGGTGCACTGCGTCATTGAGATGCCATCTATGATTTCTGTTTGTCTTTGCAGGTGACCTGGGCCATGTGACGTCCAGCAGCAGTCCACAAGTAGAGGAGGGGGACAGCCGCTTCCTCGCCAGCGAGGTCCTGCATGAAGTACGGTGAAAGTTGTGGCTCTATTCAGACTACTTATGTTTGTTTGAATGTATACCTTGTATCCCCTGCTTCTCCCTGCTGCCCAGGACTACAGCAATCTGCCTAAGGCGGACATATTTGCACTAGGCCTGACTGTCCTGCTGGCAGCAGGGTCGCCCCCTCTCCCTCAGAATGGAGATGAATGGCACAGTCTCAGACGGGCACAGTTACCCAGCCTGCCCCAGGAGCTCTCCCCTGCATTCAGAAGTCTCATTCAGGTACCACATGTACCCATAATTGACTTAACTGTACTTGTTTTTGTCATGCCTGCACTCTTCTACCTTTGTCTTTTACACCATCTAGTTTTTTCTCCGTGGCGTGCTCTATGGAGCGTCTTATGAAATGCCAgctgaatatatattttttgttttatcaaaatcaaattttattgatcATGTGCCAAATGCagctggtgtagactttacagtgaaataattGCTTATGAACCTTTCCCAATAATGCACAGTCTTTAAAATAGTAACTAACATGATGAATAAAATACAGAAGaatggagctatgtacagggagtaccagatcaatgtaggccgtcattgtaaataagaatttgttcttaactgacttgcctttttaaaataaaaatgtgcagAGGTATTCACAGCTTAGGAAGGGACAGATATTAACCAGTACGACACAAAGCTAAGTCAACACTGATTTGCCTTTCATTCTAGATCTACAAATGTCCCAAGGTTTATCTCTTGCCTTTTCTACATTAGCAGCTGTTTGGGATAAGctctctttgtgtgtctgtcAGACTCTGCTGGATCCGGAACCATCTCAACGACCCTCTGCGTCAGCGCTATGCAGACAACCTGTTTTAaggaaggagaggactgggaaGCTGGCTGCTCAACTACGCAGAGAGCTCAATGTGGAGAGGTTCAGGACAGCCATGCTGGAAAAGTGAGGGCAGAGATGTCATTTGCATAGAAGTTGGTTGAACTGGACAGAACTCTCCATTAGGGGGTGCAGTTAATGAAACaggaaaaaaatgcatttcaCCCTGTGGCAcaaaagcagtggtggaaaaagtacccaattgtcatactttagtaaaagtaaagatggcTTAATTAACAGAATTACTTgcgtaaaagtcacccagtaaaatactacctgagtaaaagtattagatttttttttaaatatttaagtaccaaaagtgtaaatcatttcaaattccttatggcaaaccagatggcatgatTTAGTTTTTTATTCACGGATAGTtcggggcacactccaacacgacatattaaacacaaatgcttcatttatAAATTGActgccaaatcagaggcagtagggatgttctcttgataagtgtgggaattggaccattttcctgtcctgcttagCATTCAAAAAAGTACTTCTGGGTGTCAGgagaatgtatggagtaaaaagtacttttattttctttaggaacgtaATGGAGTacaagttgtcaaatataaatagtaaagtacagatatccccaaaatgacttaagtagtatttgaagttctttacaccactgcacaaAATTCCTGCTGGTTGTTTATATAATGACTTGATCAGTAAAGTATGAGACTGAAGAAATTATTTATGCTTTCAAACTATTATTAAAGTGAATTATTCCATGTACATAAACACCCTCTCAATTCCTCCACAGAGAGCTGCAGGAGGCTCGTTTGGCAGCACTGTCCCCACAGCAGGCTTTTCCCCCTGGGCTACAGCAGCCCATTAATACAGGGTCCTTGCCCAAAGCTGGGCGGAGGCTGGTCGGTAGGAATGCTGCCCGGTCCATGAGCTTTGGATGCCCAGGGTATGGAGTGTGAAAGGGGATCACATGCTGGGCCTTATTGGAAGTACCAGAACACTGATTCTCCTCGCTGCAAAGTCTTGGAATTTCCCCTGACTCAAGGGACTTCTTAGACTGGCTCAATGTATGTTGGTGAGCAGCAAGGTAAAAAGTTACCTAGAAGAGCCTGTGGTGGTTTATTTTGTGCGTCAGTGCAGTAGAATCACAGTATTTTAGACTAATTTATATCAAAGCGGGAAGGATTTGATGCAAAATTCCATGAATTTTTTTTGTGTAGCACTTCGGCCTTTCAGTGTTTAACTTTTGTGGAGTATGTTTTACTATGCAGTAATTTGGGCCCTTGAGAACTGCTGCAGACATCAGCGAGTGCAATGCCAAGTCAGCAATGTTTTATCAACAGCAATGATTTGTTGCTTTTTACAATGTAAATAAACTTTTAAGGTCTTATGAAATGGCCCTCAGGCTTGAGTTCTTTGTAATATGTTTGCCTTACTTTGAAAGTGTAGACCACTGAAACATCTAAAGAGTATTTCATCATAAGGACACTAGAAACAAATGCAGTTTAGCTGCTTTACATGTTTGTCTTTCATTGAAGTCAAACAATTAAAGTGTATCAAAGGGCATCGGAATTACGGAAACCACATTAACTGTGGGACTTTCCAGAGGTTTAGACAGTTTATCTATTGGTACAGAACTGTGTTAATATAACTGGTGGAAGGACAGCTTTTATTTCAAGGGGTAGCCACGTGCATGTTTACTCGTATGCATGTTCATTTCTCTGACTGTAAACCACCATAGAGTTAACAGTATATGATTAGACCTAAACCAATACCCTTGTTTGGGGTCAGTATTTTACATTTGACCTAAAATGTCATTCAACATTAAATGCAGGGATAAAGCAGTCACTAATCACACTTAACCATATTTGcaattgcatacatttttttttttcttcgtcatTGTACAGTTGAGACCAATGTTTTGGTCCCGACTCCTAGCATGACTTTACTTCCTTATCTTGCAGTCACAGCACTGGGCTGAAGGGGAAACCCTACACAAGTATATCACGTGTGTGTATGGAAGATTCAAAACAATTTGGGTTACATCATCCTCCCATTAACATTACTTTTTGTTAATTGGTCAGCGCAGGTCATGAAATGGGAGAAGTATTGTATGCTACTGTAAATCCTTGTTTTTGGACCAGCCATTTCGTGTGGTTAGGTCATGTCGCTTTTTTACAGCATGCAAAACCGCGCATTGTCTTGTTGAAAGAAGCCTGGCATTATTGATCTGAGGATAGCCTGTATGTATGCAATTTGGTTTAGGATTTAGAGAACGTTGTCAGCAGGGCTGGAATGGTTCACAATCACGTTTAGCCCTATTTAATAAGTAGCCCATTTCAATGGAGTCTTCAAAAATTTACTTCGCAATTAGTTTGGATCTTCCGAGAAATGGCACACCAACACACTATAGTAGCTACGAGGGAGTTCCGTTAATCCCGCCTGGGCGCCCGTGTAGGCGTGTTTTGCATCGAAACTGAGGGTATTCGATTTGGAACCGGCTGGCCTCCCGGGGTCACCAGTTGCCCCGTGTAAAGCCCACGGTGGcgtcggctcaaaacaaaagtgacttAAGCAAGTGTAATTAGTAGGATTCTATGTTTTCCAATGCAAAAGTGATacgctttatctgccttcccaattaaaatagaaagaaaaaaagtatttcatgGAAAATAGATGTTTCTGGATAATGCACCATGCTTTGTTGACAAATGACCGAGCGGCACAGATTAGTGTTATAGTTGAGAAAGAGCGCCTCCCTCACCGCTTTTGCTCTCATGTCACGGGCCGGTACTCCACGACTCAGCGCAATCGAATCCGCCCAATGTAGCCACAAATGTCGTAAAACCAGTCCGTGGCGGGGAAATGTCCCAAACCCCCAAACTGATGGAGTGCGTGTGTGTTGTCTCGAAAGCAAGGAGGGCCAGCTCCGACTCGGCGGTGTCAATCAGCATGTGTTGCTAGCTATTTTAAGTTGTAATAAGCAAGCTAAACTTTACCACCCAATATCTTTACTGTTTTTAGACGGTGAGTGAACAGAGAAAATATGTTAGTATTGAGTGTATTGCTATTTGCTAGCATCAACACGGGCAAAAGTTACGTtaaatagctagctaacgttagctagcttgacTTGTTTTGTTCGCACACACATGAATCGAATGTAGCGCGCTTCTACATGTTAACTACTTAGCTACTGACTGTGTCCTCTTGGTAACGTTCAACTAGCTAGTAAATACGTTGGTGGAAATGCATTCGTAGGAAACTCTGAACTTTAGAGCTAGTTTATATCTGATGAAATTGCAATGGCTAGATTATGTTATGCTTTTCCCTGTAGCAGAACAGCGATGGACTGTGGGGATGTTCAGTGCACTCCCCTGGTCTTTCTGACTTTCCTTCAGCAGCAGAGCTGCAGCAGTGCGGAGCTCCGGATACAGCTGGACTCTTTGGCCCAGGAGCTGAAGCGAACCCAGGACATAAACGGCAATGGTCTGGGTCTTAACATCCACGAGGAGGGCGAGCTTCAGACAGATGGACACTTCTGCAGCAGCAGTAGGATCTTACTGGAGGGGCTTGAGCCTCAGGCTGCGCTGGCATGGCCCGGTGAGTTggtttgtttttcttttatagtATGATTGAAATTCCATCACATTCACTTAGTTTTGTCAAGACCTGTAGACCGTAAGGTTCTGACATTTTTGTCAAAAAATAGTTAGTCACATATATTTGAACTTCATATGTCTGTGAAGTCAATTTTAAAGCTGCGATATGTAACTGTCCGGCGActagaccaaattcacatagaacaGTCTGTTATAGATCTgttattctcattgaaagcaagtcttagAAGCGGTAAATCTGTTTTaggtgtgctatttctatgcttcccgttctcaagttttgtttttgcttcttttacttttgtttttgtacttttgtaacttcaaacagctgaaaatactattTTTGGTTACGGAAAAGATCTCACAGCACTTTAgctggtacaatgattctctacaccaggaaatggcggagtgatttctgcGTAGTACATCTTAAAGTGAAAAAACTGGAAAGCTCTCTGTATATAGCAATTTGAACTTGAtgctataaggttctatctgtaaTCACAAGCCTGAACAAATACACACGTCTTTGCCATCTCTATGTATGGTCTAGGGCAGGCTAGTCAAGCCAGCAATAATGCCACTCAAGCAAAAAACAACAGTCAGAAATCTTCAAGTAAATTATGTTGTCACATCGTTGTTCAGTGACAGTAATTCAGCTGGTGATCATAATACATTTCTTAATGTATTTGATAGTGTTCTATCTTTGTAaaatataataacactatcattTATGTATTCAAATAGCTACAGTTTTCTTAACTCAACATGTCTAATTCAGAAGTGTCAGAACCTCAAACCCAGATTGACATTTCAGAACcttaaggttctatctgcaattGCATCCCCCTAAAAAAACTGATTTACAAATGTCTCAGGATTTTGATACTCTGCACTTTAGGTACATTTTTAAAGTAAGGACCTTATTATGAACGAGGAATTCTCTACTAAACAGTTCTGGGATGTGAAATCTTTGATGCTCAAGATCTCAGAACTATGCTATGTGCAGATAGAACCTTAGTCCCAAGATCACAAGGTCTTTCTTTCTGAATGACACAACTGGTGACAGGTTTCAAATGCACCTTGGAAAATTAGTTACCTTAACATGACTCAGGGAATAAGTATGGGCTTGATTGACCAATACAAGTTTGATTCTACATTGTTTTGTGCTTAAATCCAGATTAAACAAGCAGAATATAGGTAACTGGAAGGTCATGAGTTGTTGGTCTGTGTGCTTTGCAAACATGGTAGCAGAATTAATCCCCAGCTGGGTGCCTTACACTAATTTCAGACAGACGATGTAAGACAATGTTTTTATGACTCCCTTTCAAACAGACCCTTATTGACCATGTATTTGCTGGTATACCCCTTTTATACATTCAGTGACTAACTGGCAAATTGTGAGGTTTGGGGGGTGTTGTTAAACGATGGGGTTGTTTTTGCATTTCAAATTAGGGAGGTGTTAAtggcccaatgcagctgtttttatataCATATCAAAACAtttatgggtaacaattaagtaccttactataATATATTAGCAGAGAGCTTTGGAACTCTTTTttattattggtctattaaccaatttaccacatggtgatgtcaccatggaaagccgaaacctgctgattagaaggtcctgtgtagattgtattttcaaccagcaactatcaggaaataacactgatacaTTTCTTTCACAATTTTATAGCTTTAGTTTAATCAGCTGCTGTACAATATAATACAAAGCACAGGAAAACCTAATTTTGActtcactgggcctttaaaaaatGGTATGTTAATGAGTTTACCTACAAAAAAagcagagaaccattcacacagacccgatacctgtattttggttacaggGTCTGTGAAAATGCAGGAATCATGACTAGGTCTTTATGTGGGTTTTAATTTACCATGAGGCAATTTCACAGTAAAATAATGATTCTGAGACTATGCCAAGAAAAACAATGATTAAAGTTCAACAAAcgatacaactctatgcacaaggatgacttgtatggtttgtttaactttgcaatcactggtttttgtttggcatacattttaaagtgaaacatCTGAGTTCCAGcattctgttactgtggaattgccccaTGGTTTTTACCCCTACCCCTTTCAGATATGTAAAAAGGCTGGCATGGTAAAATAGTGGAATTTTTGTCTGTATATGAAAAGGATATTAGAAAAGGGGCAGTACATATACTGCTGGACATCTTAGTTTTATTGTACTATGTGACAGGGATCTGGCACATCTGGGTTGAATCGCTGTGTAAGTGATTGAAAATGATACTGTGTTGACATCAAAATGTCGATACTTTATAGCTGTTCATATTCAATATGATTTTGACTAACATGCTCTTTGCCCTCCAGATAACCCTGCCGATGAAGAAGCCCTGAGAGGTGTCGCTGCAGGGCTGATTGAAATAGCTGATCAGCTTGAGCGTAGTGTGATGGCCCAGGCTGCTGAGAATCTAACCAAGAAACTGCAGAAGTATTCCATTGGGGTAAGTTTCTGGAATCCTTGTTACTTGGATTGCtcagaactatactgaacaaaaatataagcccaacatgtaaagtgttggtcccatgtttcatgagctgaaataaaagatcctagattTTTTTCCATACGCAGAAAAGGCTTatttctcacattttgtgcacaaatttgataacatccttgttagtgagcatttctccttttccaagataatccatccacctaacaggtttggcatatcaagaagctggcaAATCCCCCTGGATAGATGACAAATTGAAAaagtgtatggttgagagggatgaggctaataagtctgacaacacagcagactggcaaacatacagtaaattgaGAAATCACTAAACaaaaagaaactatactatggaacaaagatacattatataaagaatgataataAAAAGCtctggagtactttaaatgaaattctaGGCAAGAAGGCTAACTCGGCTCCATCCTTCATTGAGGCAGATGGCTTGTTCATAATGAAACCctttgatattgccaactacttcaataacttttttgttgacaagattagcaaatttagttATGACAAGCAAACAACAAAGGCCGTGCCTTCATATTCATGCATAATGGACCAAACAATGAAAGACAAGCACTGTAGTTTTGAGTTCCACAAAGTGGGTGTGGAAGAAGCCCCAAATTTTTTTTGGCATCTATAAATAAGGACAAACCACCCGGTACCGAAAACCTGGATGGTAAATTGCTGAGGTTGGTTGTGGAATACATTGTGACTCctgtttgccacatcttcaattttaGTCTAGAAAACAGTGTGTGCCCTCAGACATGGGGGGAGGCAAAGGTCATTACTCTGCCCAAGAATAGCAGAGCACCCTTTTTAATGGTTCAAACagcgaccaatcagcctgttaagtgcttagcaaacttttggaaaaaatggttTGATCAAATagttattttacagaaaacaagttaagactttcagcatgcttatagggaagggctcAACATGCttggcactgacacaaatgactgatgattggctgaaagaaattgatagtaagacgtagaggtcgaccgattatgatttttcaccgccgataccgattattggaggaccaaaaaagccgctaccgattaatcagccaatttttatttatttattttttattaattattattatttgtttttatataatgacaattacaacaatactgaatgaacacttattttaacttaatataatacatcaataaaatctatttagcctcaaataaataatgaaacatgttcaatttggtttaaataatgcaaaacaaagtgttggagaagaaagtaaaagtgcaatatgtgccatgtaagaaagctaacgtttaagttccttgctcagaacatgggaacatatgaaagctggtggttccttttaacatgagtcttcaatattcccaggtaagaagttttaggttgtagttattatattattataggaattataggactatttctatctatacgatttgtatttcatatacctttgactattggatgttcttataggcactttagtattgccagtgtaacagtatagcttccgtccctctcctcgctcctacctgggcttgaaccaggaacacatcgacaacagccaccctcgaagcagcgttaccaatgcagaggaagggaaactactccaagtctcaagagcgagtgacgtttgaaacgctattagcgtgcacccggctaactagctagccatttcacatcggttacaccagcctaatcttgggagttgataggcttgaaggggtgggtataatttgtggaacgttccaacaggaatctgttccaaaaaacgtaaagtaaaaggttgccaaccaacaatgcatacaaagtagcaacgcatacaaacctagctaactagctgccgaataggcatcaactcaccacgtagcttattcttaatgtttgtccataggcaaacagacattttttggaataaacgtgatgagtaaaaaacgcaatgaaatagaccactctcTTCCTGGtgtcttattctgccgctatacaactttgtatgcgttgttttttggaaaccttgttatttacgaagtttttggaatagattcctgttggaacattccacaaattatacccacccaggttgaagtcataaacagcgcaatgcttgaagcacagcgaagggctgtttgaatgaatgcttatgagcctgctgctgcctaccaccgctcagtcagactgctctatcacttaat comes from Salmo trutta chromosome 7, fSalTru1.1, whole genome shotgun sequence and encodes:
- the wee2 gene encoding wee1-like protein kinase 2 gives rise to the protein MAMGSDWTVQNLDFSSCGEEEEGSDSSLDEWSSSNPQILSPNPVCRTPIVQRHCTRSFTVSPSIPVSPTTPIPYAAWRKLRLCDSPSTPKSLLSKSALPSSSTKICRSQRALRFATSTDPSQCSHVPSVNVNPFTPDTFRRTREHYKRKSRRSDDDDDYGCRMKPSHTSSEDDDAFLPSKRQAVQAFMLSRYESEFLELGHIGAGEFGVVCKCVKRLDGCLYAIKRSRRPLAGSANEQLALKEVYAHAVLGHHPHVVRYYSAWAEDDHMIIQNEYCDGGSLHDAILEKEACGELFPELELRDLLLHVSMGLKYIHSSGLVHLDIKPSNIFICQCSSAGGAGESEEEEDRGPSTGVVYKIGDLGHVTSSSSPQVEEGDSRFLASEVLHEDYSNLPKADIFALGLTVLLAAGSPPLPQNGDEWHSLRRAQLPSLPQELSPAFRSLIQTLLDPEPSQRPSASALCRQPVLRKERTGKLAAQLRRELNVERFRTAMLEKELQEARLAALSPQQAFPPGLQQPINTGSLPKAGRRLVGRNAARSMSFGCPGYGV